In the genome of Arachis stenosperma cultivar V10309 chromosome 2, arast.V10309.gnm1.PFL2, whole genome shotgun sequence, the window ATTAATAACTTCCGCAACTCCTGTTTCTTAGTTCCTGAAGAGTCTAGTGTTCCTTTCTATTCATATGTGCTAAATGATAGCAAAAAATCCAATTAGCCACCTATTACGCTCCTCTTTTTTTATAGGTACTCTTGTTCAGCTTTTAAAGTGTTATTTAATTGTCTCTGAAATAGTCTACAATCTACCATAGTCAAACAACTAAGCACACCATACCTGCTAAATAAACTGATACCGAAAAAATAAGTGGTGAAAGTTCTCAACATCCTCTTTACATAAAACACACACAGTATCATGTTGATCAATCCTGCCTAACCTACATAATCTCTCCTTAGTATTGACTCTGTCAACTAACACAAACTAGGTAAATAATTTAATCCTTGGAGGCACTAAACCTCTCCAAATAGAACTAGTGAAACTATAGCTCGTAATCTTCTCTGAAAGTGTTTCCACCTGCAAAACCTGCACAAAAGAGTTAGTAGAATAAACGCCTGATTTATCAAATTTTCACATCAAtctatcctctctctctctcagcTATTAACTTGACTGATCGTAGAATTTTATGAAATTGGTTAACTAGTTCCAACTCCCATTGAAATAGTTCTCTTCTCCACTGAAAATTTCATATCCATTCTAGCCCATCCCATAACCCACAACCCCCTATAACAGATCCgattttatttaaaatcaaGAAAAGTTTTGGGAAAGTGTCTTTCAACACACAAGATGGTAACCAATTATTTTTCCAAAATCGAACTCGTCTACCATTACCTATCTCCAAGTATAAACTCCTGATCATCTTCTCCCTACCTCCTGCTTTGTAATCTGTAACTGACAAATATTCTTACATGGTCCCCCTCTAGTAGGTATAGACTGATGACACAGCAATACATTAggatttaaattattataagaaTAGACAATCTTTCTTGAAAAACCGCCACCATCATTTGAATAATAGTGTTGTATTTCGAAGTACTCCATCCCCCACACTCAAATCTCCTAACTTTTTTGGAACTTGTACTATTTTTCATTTCACTAATGGTATTCCATGTTTACCGTCTTCATTACTCCAAAGAAATCTCTTCTGCAGTGAGATTAACTTCTCTACTACACTGGCAAACTATTAAGTATTGATTTAATAAGAACCAGTTTaccatttttatttaaaattttcactTTTCACAAACTGAATTTCTCTTTCACGTTATCTATAATCGGCTTTCATATTTTAACAAGTCTCGAATTCGCTCTAGGTGAAACACTAAGATATTTTACTGGCAATGATGCTTCTTTATACCTCAACAAAGTGTACATTATTCTTCGCATTCATTCCCTCTCACAATTAATTGAAATCAAAGCtgaatttatcaaaattaatattcaatCCAAATATCATCTCAAAACACCGCAAAAACTGCTTATAATTTCTAATTATAAATTCATCCTGTGATAAAACAAGATGGTATCATCTGCAAACTTTAACACCATcttgttttatatttatataacaaataaaataaaacagtTTTCAAAACTTAAATCTCTTCTCCACTTTTGGTTTCTATTTTAAAGTGGTCCTTTTTTTCCGCAGCTATATAGGAAGTGAATTGAAGTTTGGTTAGTTGGAAAAACATGGCCGCCACTACTGCTGCTCATTCAACATTAATTCCACCATTTGACATGTTGGAACACGTGATCAATTTCAATAATGTTAAAGACCTTGAAGACTTGACTCTATTTGGTAATCACAAGATCTACGCGGTTCCTTCCAAATATAGGAAGATGGATGAAGAAGCTTTCACCCCTCAATTGATCTCAATAGGACCCATTCACTTCGGCAGAAAAAAGCTGAAGGACATGCAAAAGCTAAAGTATATGTACTTGCAGTTCTTCTCGGAGCGTTTCTCAAACCAGGAAGCCATTACCATTATGAAGGCATACAAAGGTTTTCTTGAAAGCCGTGTAAAAGGTATAAGGGAGTGTTATGCGCACAAGTTCCCAAAGATAAGCAACgagaaatttgtggaaataGTGCTGCTAGATGCTGTGTTCATCGTGGAGCACCTACTGAGGGAGAGGGCATATTTTCAAGAATATATGTTAACCAACTACGTTAGAAAAGGTATCAAGAGGGACTTACTGCTTCTTGAGAATCAGCTTCCATTGTATGTGTTGGAGGAACTCTATAATCACGCAACCAAAAATTTACGTTGTGGCCCTTTTCGTAAATTTATCCACCGTTACTTCGACTCTCTTAGTCTGTACGTGGAATATTCAGAACGTGAGTATGAGCCAGTTCATTTCCTGGATTTCGTTTGGAGGTGCTGTGCTCCCGATCAGCAGTTTTGGAACGAAGTATGGGGTGCAAAGCATGCAATTTTGCAAGTGAACGCAAGCAAGTTGTATGAGGCTGGGGTAAGTTTTAAGGGCGTTGGTGCTAGATGCCTGACTGACTTAACATTCAGGACCATGCGGCCATTCAACGGCAATTTACTTTGCTTGGGTTGCTTGCCATCATCATACTTGGAGAATTTCAAAGTTCTATTGATACTCCCGCAGTTGAAAGTTGATAATGCAACAATAACTGTTCTGAAGAACCTAATGGCCTTTGAGCAGATTTCTTATCCGAATACACCTTTCATCATCAGCTACGTGTCTCTGTTGTGCTCGCTCGTTCACACCAAAGAAGATGTAGAGTTGCTGGTGGAGAAAGAATGCATTTTCCGAGAACAGGTGAGTGATAAGGAAGTGGTGAATCTGGTGAAGGACCTTTCTAAGCATGTCATTTCCAGTAAGACGCGCTACCATGAAGTCATAACACAACTCACACTCCACACCAAGAGTGGCTGGAAAAAGGCCATGGGAACAGTCAGCAGGGTGTATTTCCGTGACACTTGGAGAGGCAGTTCCACCATTGTTGGCATTTTTGTCCTCATCTTCACTGTCGTCACCTTCTATCGGAATATTCATGCTTTAGTTTCTAAACAAAACTAATTGAgcttccttttaatttcttttcataacCATCACTTTTGATCAAAACCTAGCTATCATTTAGCCAGCAGAATATTTTTAAAGTAATGTTagagagacaaaaaaaaaaaaatagaacttgtcttatttagtattcattaattatttattaattgtcACAATAATTAATGAATGTTAAATAAGATAAGTTATGGCTATTTTTGGCTGATTTTTTGTAGTTATCAAACATTTCCATATTTTTATACCATCATACAGTAATTTTAACCTCTCTTATCGAATCTGAAATGTTTATCAAAGACAACCTAATTATAGCTATTTTTGACTGAATTTTTGTAATTATCAaacattttcatatttttataccATCATACAGTAATTTTAACCTCTCTCATCGAATCTGAAATGTTTATCAAAGGCAACCTAAGTGAATTCTAGATGGGTATATATATTGCAGATATTGTCTGGAATTTCATATGCAGCTTTCAAGTATCTCTCTTGATTTGACATATTAGATTTATTGTAAGTTTAAGATCCAACGATTCATTTACCGAGGATCATTCcattttataaatactttaataataacacaatttaatctcaatatagtttttttaatgaaaacaaaataatatattaaaaagaaaaataacaccATAACAATAATATGTACATATTTTTATTCTCTAGTTATTCtcttaatagaaaaaaaaataaaataaaggttcTCAATCTAGTTACTCTCTTAAAAGATTAAGTGGTCCTTAGGAAGAAGCATTAGCCAGTATTTGAACAAGTTGTCCAATCGGCATTTACAAACCCAGTGTTGCTGAAATCAGTGCTAAGTGGAAAAAGAGATCTGCGACAACAGGGGCTTTCTTGAGGTAACAAAGTACCTGCACAGCAGTTTTGTAGTGTTTATAAGTCGTTAGAAATTTTAGATACTGGCACtacaaaaaaaatgttaaatattattagattTAATGACGGAATAAATTTAATAGTATAAATCTTGTTAGTAATTATTTAttggtaaattttttttgtacatTACTAATTACCAACAGATCTAGCGACGTGAAACTGAGAATTTGCTTAGCTTGAACACACATTAGCTTTTTTAACTTTCATAGCTTGGAGTCATAGTTAGCCGTATAATATATGTGCACttattttacttgttttttGTAATGTGAATATATAGATATATGTATGTGAAGTTAATTATGACTATGTATTATGTATCACGTAAGataacttatatttttttgtttttgaaatttattaaaaattaaaaaaaattattttattttaattttatctaaaaaaattttatttacatcaaatatatatctattagttaaatttttaaaagtttaggactaatttaataataatgtatgatagttatatatttaatttatttataattaaagaTTGTTCTTgtgaaattattattaaattagttttaaattttttgaaaaattagttgttAATGGTATATTTGATATAAATCGAAAATTTctgagataaaattaaaataaaataaaaagtttaattttaatacactgATAGTGTAAAACGTTTTACACAATCATGCAATCATATTCATTCTTTTGGATAAACATtcatgcaattaatatgaaaAGTAGTTATTTTACTAATGTGGTATTGTATGATTGGATGcatatataaaattactttactCTGAcagtgtatcaaaattaaatttaaaaataaacttaaaaatattttaaaaatttttaacaaactttaaaaacaaaaatatattttaatttatcctATTATGTACTATTATATTAGATCTTGGGTAATCAATAAactaacttattttttttattttggcttatatttatttcagatttattacatattcatatataatacatttatactattttctttttaaaaactACTTGCTGTTGCTATATTGCAATATACATTATACATATTGAACTGTTTACCTATAATTTCTTAGGTTTAATATGTTAACAAATAGTTAATCAATgatatacatattatatataataataattaatttttaatatatattttttaattcattgtatgtattatttaatttatttttaatatatattttatataaataattaatttttgatatATCCATATCATAAATGAATTTAAACGCATTGTCGGTGGTATATGATAATATGAGTATATGACCGCATGACTATTGTGTTTCCTTGTGACCTCATTGccacattttatttatttttgtaccTGTGGGTCATATTAGTAGGTTGTGGACATAAATTTTATTGATCATTGCTGTCTATCTGCATTATTATAGCTAACGAAAAAGGTCTACATTATTATTAAGAATTTGCTTAGCTTGTTGACCAAAACCACATTAGCTTTCATCAGGTTCATTATTTTCTTAACTTGGAGTCATAGTTAGCAGTATAATATATGTGCACTTATTTACTTGTTCTTTGTCGTGTGAATATATAGATATATGTGAAGTTAATTATGATCATGTATTATgtaatgtatatttttttttgtcttttaaatttgttaaaaatttaaaaaatattcttaaattttattttattttagttttatcttAAAAACTTTCGAGTTGCATTAAATATACATCCACAcagctaaattttcaaaaacaaccactaaattaaaatactatTCCATCTCAAATTCTCAAATCCATTTATAAGTTATATTTATGTATACATATATAGTCCATTTCTTTAGCCTCCCTTCACCTATCACAGGACCCACATTCCACTCAATTAAGTTCACCGGTCTACACACTATTCATCCAATTTTCGTATATTCATGGTCATTCTTCATTTTAATACATCAGGTTGCTATATACATATTTGTCATTTCATCTATTTATCCGTAGGTTAACATGATAGATATATAACATAGTCCTACCTACTGCATGTGAATTACAATATAGAAGTGAACATGGTCAAGTCAgctataaatattattataagatCCAAAGTTTGTCGTCCCTGATTAAAATATAGAATGGgttttataataataaacaatGGTGGAtaccaaaattaataaaataaaataatacaactaAAATTTGAAGATAAAAAACGAAATACAaatgtaaatattttaaaaatagaaccgagacataattaattatttttaaattgattgaaaacttgaaaCCCTTCATCTCTGGTTGTTGGAACCAGAGTTATCtagcttaattttctttttttttttggtaatatAACCAGCTTAATTATGGTTAAGTGACTTTAGAATGTTCTATATAAACAATAATGTGAAGCCTAGCTAAATGAGTTTTATCAGATTCTtctcattttttaaaatcttcttTGACTCTCATAGCTGCTCCTTTTCACTTGCAAGTTGCAACTCATCTTTGCCATTACTGATCAAGAGCACTTGGAAACTTTGACTTATTCCCACAAAACAGGTTCTTAATCTATATTCATCACCAATCTCATCATGTTATGTCCATTCtatttctttgattttgatGATTGTCTTGTAATTTTTCCATATATATGTTTTCTGTATTAACTAACAATTTCTTTAAGTTGTATAACATAATTTAGAATTGGGGTAGGTTAGTTAAAAAGCCTTTtagttagtaaaaaaaaaagcctTTTAAGTTAAAATGTTCTCTTATATTGAGATCTAGAAATGCAAGAGATTCTACTACACCATGGAAAGGTAATTAAACAATTGTCCTAAGTGTTTTTGCCATATCATCAAGTGATTTCCTTTCTGATATGTTATGTTCACATCTGATCTATGAGTACACATAAAGGCTGTGTTTGGTTAAATGATTTCcttgccttttttttcttttctttccttcttttatTCATGTCTTTTATATCATAACAAATTG includes:
- the LOC130962226 gene encoding putative UPF0481 protein At3g02645 isoform X1, translated to MAATTAAHSTLIPPFDMLEHVINFNNVKDLEDLTLFGNHKIYAVPSKYRKMDEEAFTPQLISIGPIHFGRKKLKDMQKLKYMYLQFFSERFSNQEAITIMKAYKGFLESRVKGIRECYAHKFPKISNEKFVEIVLLDAVFIVEHLLRERAYFQEYMLTNYVRKGIKRDLLLLENQLPLYVLEELYNHATKNLRCGPFRKFIHRYFDSLSLYVEYSEREYEPVHFLDFVWRCCAPDQQFWNEVWGAKHAILQVNASKLYEAGVSFKGVGARCLTDLTFRTMRPFNGNLLCLGCLPSSYLENFKVLLILPQLKVDNATITVLKNLMAFEQISYPNTPFIISYVSLLCSLVHTKEDVELLVEKECIFREQVSDKEVVNLVKDLSKHVISSKTRYHEVITQLTLHTKSGWKKAMGTVSRVYFRDTWRGSSTIVGIFVLIFTVVTFYRNIHALVSKQN